CCGGGTGGTCACCGGCTGGGCCACCGCCCTCGCCGTCGGCGCGCCCTGGCCCGTCCTGGCCCTCTGGTGGGATCCGGACCACGCCGGATTCGTCTTCGCGTCCGGTTTCCGCCGCCCGGTCGGCTTCGTGTGGCTCGCGAGCGGCGTCCCGGCCGGGGAGGACGAGGCGATGCACGCGTTCGCCGCCCGTCTGGGCCTCGACCCTGTCCTGGAGGTGCAGGCCCTCGACCGTCTGACCACGCCCGACTCGGCGGTCGACGCCCGCGCCCGGCTGCGCGGTCTGCTCGCGGTGCTCGCGGGCGTGGGTGTCGCCCTGCCCGCCGGACTCGCCCCGGGCGAACCCGCCGACCGCCTCCTGGAGGCCGCCGCAGCACGGCCGGACAGTCTGCCCGTCGAGTGGCCGGGCTGGCGTGAGGCGGTCGCGGAACGCGACACCGTGGATCACAGCCGGCTGGGCCCCTGGATGCCCTGGACGGGCGGCCCCCGGGCCCGGGCCCTGGCCCTGGCACAGGTGGCGGCGGGCCTGCCGCTCCTGGTTCGGGGCCTGCGGCGGCGGGGTGGCGGCTGGGCCACGGCCGGAGCCCTGCTCCTCGCACACGGCGCACTGGGCCTGACCTACGCCCTCACGCACCCGCGCGACTGACGGGCCCGGCGGCGGCCCGGCGATTGAGGCGCTCCCGCGGCTGGTGAGTCCCGGCGATTGAGGCGCTCCTGCGAGTGTTGCGCTTCGGCGATGGGAGACGCTCCCGCGACGGCAGGTCCCGGCGAGGAGACGTTCCCGTGACTGGTGCGTGCCGGCGTTGGGGACGCCCGCGTGACTGGTGCGTGCCGGCGTTGGGGACGCCCGCGTGACTGGTGCGTGCCGGCGTTGGGGACGCCCGCGTGACTGGTGCGTCCCGGGATGGAGGCGCCCGCCCGACTGACGCGCCCCGGGGACTGACACACCTCGGCGATTGGACGCCCCCGCAACTGACAGCCCCCGCGGTCGGCAGCCCCCGCTAGTAATCCGCCCCGCGACTGACAGCCCCCGCTAGTGACCCGCCCCCGCCAATGACACCCCCGGCGCGTCGGACCGCTGACGCCGGCGCGCCCCTACTCGTCGTCCTCGTCGTCCAGTCGTGCCAGCCACGTGGCCAGGCGCTCCACCGGTACCTCGAAGTCGGGATTGAGATCGACGAACGTCCGCAGTTGCTCGGCGAGCCACTCGAAGGTGACTTCCTCCTCGCCGCGTCGCTTCTCCAGTTCCTCGATGCCACGGTCCGTGAAGTACATGCCCCCAAGGATAAGTGCGCGCAAACGGCCGGGCCGCACCCCCGAAGCGGGGATGCGGCCCGGCACCGCAGGACGCGCGAGGGCGACTACGCCTCGAACACCTCACGCACCAGCTGTTCCTGCTCCGCCTGGTGCCGCTTCGCGGAACCCACCGCCGGGGACGAGCCGTGCGGGCGGGAGATGCGCCGCAGCCGCTCGCCGTGCGGGACGTCCGCGCCGACCGCGAGGTCCAGGTGATCGATCAGGTTGAGCGCGATGAACGGCCAGGCACCCTGGTTCGCCGGCTCCTCCTGGGCCCACAGGTACTTCTCGGCGTTCGGGTACTTCTTGATCTCCGCCTGGAGCTCGGTACCCGGCAGCGGGTACAGGCGCTCGATGCGGATGATCGCCGTGTCCGTCACGCCGCGCTTCTGACGCTCGGCCTCGAGGTCGTAGTAGACCTTGCCGGCGCAGAAGA
The Streptomyces tuirus genome window above contains:
- a CDS encoding DUF6104 family protein, which produces MYFTDRGIEELEKRRGEEEVTFEWLAEQLRTFVDLNPDFEVPVERLATWLARLDDEDDE